ATCAAAATCTTTATCTTGCAAAATTTTAATTGCATTTTCATATTTTATCCTTTTAAAAGGTGGTTCAATTTTTTTCAAATCTTCACTGTTTCTACCTAAAATTTCCAGCTCATTTTTACATTCCTTAGCAACTCTCTGACAAACATAGCTTATTAAATCTTCCTGCAATTTCATATTTCCCTCATTGTCTGTCCATGCCTCTTCCGCTTCAAGGTGCCAGAATTCTATCAAATGCTTTCTTGTCTTAGATTTTTCGGCTCTGAATGAAGGAGTTAAACTCCATACCCTTTCAAGTGAAAAAATCAATGCTTCAAGATACATCTGGGCGGTCTGGCTTAAATAAGCCTGCTCCCCAAAATAATCAAAAGAAAATACCGTTGCTCCCCCTTCGGCGGCGTTCATTGTTATTACGCTGGGAGTTACTTCATAAAAATCATTTTCATCAAACCACTGGCGAATGAATTTTAAAATTTTTGCCTTCAATTTCATAACTTCGGTGAGTTTTCTTGATCTCACCCATAGATGCCTTTTATCCATTAAAAATTCAACACTCTGATATTCTGTTATTGGAAATTCTTCAGCAAATCCTATTATTTTAACTTTTGTTGCATGGATTTCCTTTCCACCAATAGCTCGCTCATCAACATGAACAACTCCTTCAATTTCCAGAGATGATTCTATAAGCGATTTTTCCACTTTTTTAAATTCTTCTTCTCCTATTTTTTC
The Thermoplasmatales archaeon DNA segment above includes these coding regions:
- the asnS gene encoding asparagine--tRNA ligase, which encodes MKFDKIKEVLEKSEGEKACIRGWIYRKRSSGKIVFLILRDASGIIQVIVEKEKIGEEEFKKVEKSLIESSLEIEGVVHVDERAIGGKEIHATKVKIIGFAEEFPITEYQSVEFLMDKRHLWVRSRKLTEVMKLKAKILKFIRQWFDENDFYEVTPSVITMNAAEGGATVFSFDYFGEQAYLSQTAQMYLEALIFSLERVWSLTPSFRAEKSKTRKHLIEFWHLEAEEAWTDNEGNMKLQEDLISYVCQRVAKECKNELEILGRNSEDLKKIEPPFKRIKYENAIKILQDKDFDIKWGDDFGAVHERAIVEGEEKPIFVTHFPIEGKAFYMKVSPDKKTVECSDMLAPEGYGEIIGGSEREENIESMIERLKKDGAKIENYEWYFDLRRYGSVPHSGFGLGLERLLCWIAKLEHIRDATPFPRLLGRAYP